Proteins co-encoded in one Dendropsophus ebraccatus isolate aDenEbr1 chromosome 9, aDenEbr1.pat, whole genome shotgun sequence genomic window:
- the LOC138800427 gene encoding oxaloacetate tautomerase FAHD1, mitochondrial-like isoform X2 translates to MAASRNLSQFWEWGRKIICVGRNYAEHAKELKNAVPTEPVLFLKSTSAYVREGAPVLMPNYTSNLHHEVELGVVIGKGGKDIAQSSAMDHVEGYALCLDMTARDVQDQCKQKGLPWTLAKAFDTSCPVSDLIPKETIKDPHNVTLWLKVNDILRQEGSTSSMIFSIPFLISYISRIITLEEGDLILTGTPKGVAAVQEDDEMVAGIDDIISMRFRIKKQS, encoded by the coding sequence ATGGCCGCCTCCAGAAATCTGAGCCAGTTTTGGGAATGGGGGAGAAAAATAATTTGTGTTGGGAGGAATTATGCTGAACACGCCAAGGAGCTGAAAAACGCGGTGCCCACAGAACCAGTGCTGTTCCTCAAATCCACGTCGGCCTATGTACGGGAGGGCGCTCCTGTCCTCATGCCTAACTACACCAGTAATCTACATCATGAGGTAGAACTGGGAGTGGTGAttgggaaaggaggtaaagatATAGCACAGTCCAGCGCCATGGACCATGTGGAGGGCTACGCTCTGTGCCTGGATATGACCGCTCGAGATGTACAGGACCAGTGCAAGCAGAAAGGACTCCCATGGACGTTAGCAAAAGCCTTCGACACGTCTTGTCCCGTCAGTGACCTGATCCCCAAAGAAACCATAAAAGACCCTCATAATGTGACGCTATGGCTGAAAGTAAATGACATCCTGAGGCAAGAGGGGAGCACGTCCTCCATGATCTTCTCCATTCCCTTTCTCATCAGCTACATCAGCAGAATCATCACCCTGGAAGAAGGAGACCTTATCCTGACGGGGACTCCAAAAGGAGTGGCCGCCGTGCAGGAAGACGATGAGATGGTGGCCGGAATCGACGATATTATTAGCATGAGGTTCCGGATTAAGAAGCAGTCCTag
- the LOC138800427 gene encoding oxaloacetate tautomerase FAHD1, mitochondrial-like isoform X1, which yields MNTRGVKRGRGKDMIYYSICMKKTYFRLSPYKIPRHNMAASRNLSQFWEWGRKIICVGRNYAEHAKELKNAVPTEPVLFLKSTSAYVREGAPVLMPNYTSNLHHEVELGVVIGKGGKDIAQSSAMDHVEGYALCLDMTARDVQDQCKQKGLPWTLAKAFDTSCPVSDLIPKETIKDPHNVTLWLKVNDILRQEGSTSSMIFSIPFLISYISRIITLEEGDLILTGTPKGVAAVQEDDEMVAGIDDIISMRFRIKKQS from the exons ATGAATACAAGAGGAGtgaagagaggaagagggaaggatatgatttattattctatcTGTATGAAAAAGACGTAC TTTCGGCTAAGTCCGTACAAGATTCCTCGCCACAATATGGCCGCCTCCAGAAATCTGAGCCAGTTTTGGGAATGGGGGAGAAAAATAATTTGTGTTGGGAGGAATTATGCTGAACACGCCAAGGAGCTGAAAAACGCGGTGCCCACAGAACCAGTGCTGTTCCTCAAATCCACGTCGGCCTATGTACGGGAGGGCGCTCCTGTCCTCATGCCTAACTACACCAGTAATCTACATCATGAGGTAGAACTGGGAGTGGTGAttgggaaaggaggtaaagatATAGCACAGTCCAGCGCCATGGACCATGTGGAGGGCTACGCTCTGTGCCTGGATATGACCGCTCGAGATGTACAGGACCAGTGCAAGCAGAAAGGACTCCCATGGACGTTAGCAAAAGCCTTCGACACGTCTTGTCCCGTCAGTGACCTGATCCCCAAAGAAACCATAAAAGACCCTCATAATGTGACGCTATGGCTGAAAGTAAATGACATCCTGAGGCAAGAGGGGAGCACGTCCTCCATGATCTTCTCCATTCCCTTTCTCATCAGCTACATCAGCAGAATCATCACCCTGGAAGAAGGAGACCTTATCCTGACGGGGACTCCAAAAGGAGTGGCCGCCGTGCAGGAAGACGATGAGATGGTGGCCGGAATCGACGATATTATTAGCATGAGGTTCCGGATTAAGAAGCAGTCCTag